In the genome of Myxococcus stipitatus, one region contains:
- a CDS encoding molybdenum cofactor carrier protein: MSRERHIIGVFGSGQEEHLERVIPLARWIAEAGFDLLTGAGSGVMRAAADAFVRVVGRRGISIGIVPGTVRDGDYVPRAGYPNPGVELAIYTHLPLSGEQGTEPLSRNHINVLTPHALVSLPGGAGTASEAALCSRYGKPIILFGPSEAFRRFPAEIERTDSLERVTEFIRAAIHEPARLHAH, from the coding sequence ATGAGCAGGGAACGGCACATCATCGGAGTCTTCGGGTCGGGCCAGGAGGAGCACCTGGAGCGCGTCATTCCGTTGGCGCGCTGGATTGCCGAGGCGGGCTTCGACCTTCTCACCGGCGCCGGCAGCGGCGTCATGCGGGCCGCGGCGGATGCCTTCGTGCGTGTCGTGGGCCGCCGAGGCATCTCCATCGGCATCGTCCCCGGCACCGTGCGGGACGGCGACTACGTGCCCCGAGCCGGTTACCCCAACCCCGGCGTGGAGCTGGCCATCTACACCCACCTGCCCCTCAGCGGCGAGCAAGGCACGGAGCCGCTCAGCCGCAACCACATCAACGTGCTCACCCCCCACGCCCTCGTCTCGCTCCCCGGCGGCGCGGGCACTGCCTCCGAGGCCGCCCTGTGCTCCCGTTACGGCAAGCCCATCATCCTGTTTGGTCCCTCGGAGGCCTTCCGCCGCTTCCCGGCCGAAATCGAGCGCACCGACTCACTCGAGCGTGTCACCGAGTTCATTCGCGCCGCCATCCACGAGCCTGCTCGCCTCCACGCCCATTGA
- a CDS encoding endonuclease/exonuclease/phosphatase family protein produces MPPSLVRGPVRLSVTSLLRAGLLLGLVSGVSACDGRPPPESPGPETPCPTRPCEGEVAIRPEGSVRIAALNVHRLFDTVCDSGRCGGSEYEALPSPSAFAAQADQLARGIELLDADVMLLAEIETQAGLDALKARLPEFPHGVLGETGSAASVDVAVLSAFPITQVLGHRDRTLVRPNGSTTRFSRELLEVHLDVKGQQVIVFAAHYRSKVDDDPGRRYAEADATRDIMTQAAARSPRALVVLGGDLNDVPGSPPLLALELNASLTRVAKDRPDSETWTYVYSGQRQAIDHLYIANGAAGTYVPGSFRAAREGGGGFGGSDHAAVVADFLPAP; encoded by the coding sequence ATGCCTCCCTCCCTCGTGCGCGGCCCCGTCCGCCTGTCCGTGACGTCACTCCTCCGCGCCGGGCTCCTGCTGGGCCTGGTGTCCGGCGTGTCCGCCTGCGACGGGCGCCCTCCTCCCGAGTCCCCCGGCCCGGAGACACCGTGCCCCACCCGCCCCTGCGAGGGCGAGGTGGCCATCCGGCCCGAGGGCAGCGTGCGCATCGCCGCGCTCAACGTGCACCGCCTCTTCGACACCGTCTGCGACTCCGGCAGGTGCGGTGGCTCCGAGTACGAAGCCCTGCCCTCGCCGAGCGCGTTCGCCGCCCAGGCAGACCAGCTCGCCCGCGGCATCGAGTTGCTCGACGCGGATGTGATGCTGCTCGCGGAGATAGAGACCCAGGCGGGGCTCGACGCCCTCAAGGCCCGGCTCCCCGAGTTTCCCCATGGCGTGCTGGGAGAGACCGGGTCCGCGGCTTCCGTGGACGTCGCGGTGCTCTCCGCGTTCCCCATCACGCAGGTGCTGGGACACCGCGACCGCACCCTGGTCCGCCCCAACGGCTCGACGACGCGCTTCTCGCGCGAGCTGCTGGAGGTCCACCTGGACGTGAAGGGCCAGCAGGTCATCGTCTTCGCGGCGCACTACCGCTCGAAGGTGGATGACGACCCCGGCCGCCGCTATGCCGAGGCGGACGCGACGCGCGACATCATGACCCAGGCCGCCGCGCGCTCACCGCGAGCGCTGGTGGTGCTCGGGGGAGACCTCAACGACGTTCCGGGCTCGCCGCCGCTGCTCGCCCTGGAGCTCAACGCCAGCCTCACGCGTGTGGCGAAGGACCGGCCCGACTCGGAGACGTGGACCTATGTCTACTCCGGGCAGCGGCAGGCCATCGACCACCTGTACATCGCGAACGGCGCGGCCGGGACGTACGTGCCCGGCTCGTTCCGCGCGGCGCGGGAGGGCGGCGGCGGCTTCGGCGGCTCGGACCACGCGGCCGTCGTCGCCGACTTCCTCCCCGCGCCGTGA
- a CDS encoding YceI family protein produces the protein MPVTAWNIDPAHSSVLFIARHMVVARVHGRFERVAGVLRVDAEQPTQGEVEVTAETASIYTGAPDRDAHLRSADFLDAEAAPKLTFRSTGTESTGGAGFRLSGELTIRNVTKPVVFEARHTATSKDPWGNTRLIYTARATLNRSDYGIRWNKTLDNGGWLVGEKVDIELDIQAVPAAS, from the coding sequence ATGCCCGTGACTGCCTGGAACATCGACCCCGCGCACTCCTCCGTCCTGTTCATCGCCCGCCACATGGTGGTGGCGCGGGTGCATGGCCGCTTCGAGCGCGTCGCCGGGGTCCTGCGCGTGGACGCGGAGCAGCCCACCCAGGGAGAGGTCGAGGTCACCGCCGAAACGGCCAGCATCTACACGGGGGCGCCGGACCGGGATGCGCACCTGCGCTCGGCGGACTTCCTCGACGCGGAGGCGGCGCCCAAGCTCACCTTCCGGAGCACCGGCACGGAGTCCACGGGAGGCGCGGGCTTCCGCTTGAGCGGTGAGCTGACCATCCGCAACGTGACGAAGCCCGTGGTCTTCGAGGCGCGTCACACGGCCACGTCGAAGGACCCGTGGGGCAACACGCGGCTCATCTACACCGCGCGCGCCACCCTCAACCGCTCCGACTACGGCATCCGCTGGAACAAGACGCTCGACAACGGGGGCTGGCTCGTCGGCGAGAAGGTGGACATCGAGCTGGACATCCAGGCCGTGCCCGCCGCGAGCTGA
- a CDS encoding AAA family ATPase: MLADIDLVLSSLRPYIPGALIRRLAHTEAHALPPVEPVRGAILVLDIAGFTPIVVGLSGEGPRGIDALQHLLRSYYTEMIDVVKSHGGDIYQFAGDSILACFEPVVDEGDGEAVTRAARCALDMQRRLSRFSRLELLGQRFGVSSRIGVGVGESHRIVLGTTGMWMHPALIGRPLEQAVAAEKRARVGEVLLSPEAWALLPDLARVGEERDGAFRLEPSVPLEARTLPNVSPPGGEELVGRCALLLHPVLFTRITSAHQELGGDFRDLTCFFLRFKTDHAPSEVEGFTRQLNAFYEYVQRESAHHGGVLLMTDFTDKGNVLYVLFGAPTALQNKEVLASKLACKILRERENFPYVRELQIGIATGHAYFGDMGSPLRKGYSALGEVVNLAARLMTYSSAVGIHIDAHTERKLQQGGFTTEFVEDATLKGVSRAVPVYRLKGEVRRSLTVKGRGSLIGRVRELGQLQLALKESRELTTGRLCVVSGEPGIGKSRLGAKVVEDAEACGARCLYGICYSYEMFTPFFPWKEVLVQLFGLHEGDDVDTQGTRLRQGLEGLEGVGPEWVPVMANLLGLAMPEDVSTAAMDARHKNQKVFHIIFQLLEKHTQKTPLLLFFEDLHWADNISIDLIEYVATRFTSLKLTLLVTMRPGDSLRNVESLPSLRRLELSSLEDEDARALLRVHLRMDPPDIMLEDLLLSKVQGNPFFAESIVQGLVEGGYLGPVSPGAQRRELKRGLQTLVLPDSIQDVVLARIDLLGETEKLVVKVSSVIGRIFSLDAVAALAPGSLSRQRLRKAIDTLTNLGLILTEVEEPLTCIFKHIVIRDAAYNTLMVSAREDLHRRLARFLEARAGENPVASAGILAFHFLAGNDEVKGLEYTLLAARSARDQYANDDAVHHFNKAIEILATTVSLDPDEVLVKTRRVMQELAETLLQAGNYAGAIHMFEQCLADEDQQSRRAELHLGLGRAHQEKGESKRAIQELERAMVLMGLRLPSGLFSVVSRTLLAFFLHLLYGVFPWLARPLGPLQPLYERRLSTIIALIKIYYFKDISKLTWATFVAVCLAERTRWERGMSLASSSYGALLFGSGFLGFSKQWCLRALDYARRAKDSAAEGIALSRLATLAVFTNDLSGGTYYAEQAMALLRHVRDMWEVQTALMMLGASHFFSSRFESAEKIFVEMGKTGADLHALMHQGWAHSWVPMCRYLRGEGEVGELCAELEQGLRISIEVQDLANQCASLNHLVNVTVLEHQVEEAGLMAVRAVEALWRYPVLVPFLQIGLVGAAEGALFALEQGAMAVPKETLWRIVQRCLFKARLLARRYPYLKGPALRVTARALALRKGMHAAEPLFLRAIACLEDTPNRWETGVAYHDAAVALPHRREEFLARARDIFESIGARAELRRLDRLAAEQRLVPASADSPLAVAQLR, from the coding sequence ATGTTGGCGGACATCGACCTGGTCCTATCCTCGCTGCGCCCCTACATCCCCGGCGCGCTGATTCGCCGGCTGGCGCACACGGAGGCGCATGCGCTGCCTCCGGTGGAGCCGGTGCGGGGCGCCATCCTGGTGCTGGACATCGCGGGCTTCACGCCCATCGTCGTGGGGCTGAGCGGCGAGGGGCCTCGCGGCATCGACGCGCTCCAGCACCTCTTGCGCAGCTACTACACGGAGATGATCGACGTCGTGAAGTCACACGGCGGCGACATCTACCAGTTCGCGGGCGACTCCATCCTGGCGTGCTTCGAGCCCGTCGTGGATGAAGGCGACGGGGAGGCGGTGACGCGCGCGGCGCGGTGCGCGCTGGACATGCAGCGCAGGCTCTCGCGCTTCTCGCGGCTGGAGCTGCTGGGGCAGCGCTTCGGTGTGTCCTCGCGCATCGGCGTGGGCGTGGGCGAGTCGCACCGCATCGTGCTGGGGACGACGGGCATGTGGATGCACCCGGCGCTCATCGGCCGTCCGCTGGAGCAGGCCGTGGCCGCGGAGAAGCGAGCCCGCGTCGGTGAGGTCCTCCTGAGCCCCGAGGCGTGGGCGCTCCTGCCGGACCTGGCCCGCGTGGGCGAGGAGCGCGACGGCGCCTTTCGCCTGGAGCCCTCCGTGCCGCTGGAGGCGCGCACGCTTCCGAATGTCTCTCCACCGGGAGGCGAGGAGCTGGTGGGGCGGTGCGCGCTGTTGCTGCACCCGGTGCTCTTCACACGCATCACCAGCGCGCACCAGGAGCTGGGCGGCGACTTCCGCGACCTCACCTGCTTCTTCCTGCGCTTCAAGACGGACCACGCGCCGTCGGAGGTGGAGGGCTTCACCCGCCAGCTCAACGCCTTCTACGAGTACGTCCAGCGGGAGAGCGCCCACCACGGCGGCGTGCTCCTGATGACGGACTTCACGGACAAGGGCAACGTCCTCTACGTCCTCTTCGGCGCACCGACGGCGCTCCAGAACAAGGAGGTGCTGGCCAGCAAGCTCGCGTGCAAGATTCTGCGCGAGCGCGAGAACTTCCCCTACGTGCGCGAGCTCCAGATTGGCATCGCCACGGGGCACGCGTACTTCGGCGACATGGGCTCGCCCTTGCGCAAGGGCTACTCCGCGCTGGGTGAGGTGGTGAACCTGGCCGCGCGCTTGATGACGTACTCGAGCGCGGTGGGCATCCACATCGACGCGCACACGGAGCGCAAGCTCCAGCAGGGCGGCTTCACCACGGAGTTCGTGGAGGACGCGACGCTCAAGGGCGTCTCTCGCGCGGTGCCCGTGTACCGGCTCAAGGGCGAGGTGCGCCGCAGCCTCACCGTGAAGGGCCGGGGCAGCCTCATCGGCCGCGTGCGTGAGCTGGGGCAGCTGCAGCTCGCGCTGAAGGAGTCGCGGGAGCTCACGACGGGCCGGCTGTGTGTCGTGTCCGGCGAGCCCGGCATCGGCAAGTCGCGCCTGGGCGCCAAGGTGGTGGAGGACGCGGAGGCGTGCGGCGCCCGGTGCCTCTACGGCATCTGCTACTCGTACGAGATGTTCACGCCCTTCTTCCCGTGGAAGGAGGTGCTCGTGCAGCTGTTCGGCCTGCACGAGGGCGATGACGTGGACACGCAAGGGACGCGGCTGCGCCAGGGCCTGGAAGGACTGGAGGGCGTGGGGCCGGAGTGGGTCCCGGTGATGGCCAACCTCCTGGGCCTCGCGATGCCGGAGGACGTGTCCACGGCGGCGATGGACGCGCGCCACAAGAACCAGAAGGTCTTCCACATCATCTTCCAGCTCCTGGAGAAGCACACCCAGAAGACCCCGTTGCTCCTCTTCTTCGAGGACCTCCACTGGGCCGACAACATCTCCATCGACCTCATCGAGTACGTGGCGACGCGCTTCACCTCGCTGAAGCTGACGCTGCTGGTGACGATGCGGCCGGGGGACTCGCTGCGCAACGTGGAGAGCCTGCCGTCGCTGCGCAGGTTGGAGCTGTCCAGCCTGGAGGACGAGGACGCGCGAGCGCTCCTGCGCGTCCACCTGCGCATGGACCCGCCGGACATCATGCTGGAGGACCTGCTGCTGTCGAAGGTGCAGGGCAATCCGTTCTTCGCGGAGTCCATCGTCCAGGGACTGGTGGAGGGCGGCTACCTGGGACCGGTGTCCCCGGGAGCCCAGCGCCGGGAGCTCAAGCGGGGACTGCAGACGCTGGTGCTGCCGGACTCCATCCAGGACGTGGTGCTCGCGCGCATCGACCTGCTGGGCGAGACGGAGAAGCTGGTGGTGAAGGTGTCGTCCGTCATCGGCCGCATCTTCTCGCTCGACGCGGTGGCGGCGCTGGCGCCCGGCTCGCTGTCGCGTCAGCGGCTGCGCAAGGCCATCGACACGCTGACGAACCTGGGCCTCATCCTGACGGAGGTGGAGGAGCCGCTCACCTGCATCTTCAAGCACATCGTCATCCGCGACGCGGCCTACAACACGCTGATGGTGTCGGCGCGGGAGGACCTGCACCGGCGGCTGGCGCGCTTCCTGGAAGCCCGGGCCGGAGAGAACCCGGTGGCCTCCGCGGGTATCCTCGCGTTCCACTTCCTCGCGGGCAACGACGAGGTGAAGGGCCTGGAGTACACGCTGCTGGCGGCACGCAGCGCCCGGGACCAGTACGCCAACGACGACGCCGTCCACCACTTCAACAAGGCGATTGAAATCCTGGCGACCACGGTGTCGCTGGACCCGGACGAGGTGCTGGTCAAGACGCGCCGGGTGATGCAGGAGCTGGCGGAGACGCTCTTGCAAGCGGGCAACTACGCGGGCGCCATCCACATGTTCGAGCAGTGCCTGGCGGACGAGGACCAGCAGTCGCGCCGCGCGGAGCTGCACCTGGGGCTGGGACGCGCGCACCAGGAGAAGGGCGAGTCCAAGCGGGCCATCCAGGAGCTGGAGCGGGCGATGGTGCTGATGGGGCTGCGCCTGCCCAGCGGCCTGTTCTCCGTGGTGTCCCGCACGCTGCTCGCCTTCTTCCTCCACCTGCTCTACGGCGTCTTCCCGTGGCTCGCGAGGCCGCTGGGGCCCTTGCAGCCGCTGTACGAGCGGCGGCTGTCCACCATCATCGCGCTCATCAAGATCTACTACTTCAAGGACATCTCGAAGCTCACCTGGGCCACGTTCGTGGCGGTGTGCCTGGCGGAGCGCACGCGCTGGGAGCGCGGCATGAGCCTGGCGAGCAGCTCCTACGGGGCGCTGCTGTTCGGCTCGGGGTTCCTGGGCTTCTCGAAGCAGTGGTGCCTGCGGGCGCTGGACTACGCGCGGAGGGCGAAGGACTCGGCGGCGGAGGGGATTGCGCTCAGCCGACTGGCGACGCTGGCCGTCTTCACCAACGACCTGTCCGGCGGCACGTACTACGCGGAGCAGGCCATGGCGCTGCTGCGCCACGTGCGAGACATGTGGGAGGTGCAGACGGCGCTGATGATGCTGGGCGCCAGCCACTTCTTCTCGTCGCGCTTCGAGAGCGCCGAGAAGATCTTCGTCGAGATGGGGAAGACGGGCGCGGACCTCCACGCGCTGATGCACCAGGGCTGGGCACACTCGTGGGTGCCCATGTGCCGCTACCTGCGCGGCGAGGGCGAAGTGGGCGAGCTGTGCGCCGAGCTGGAGCAGGGGCTGCGCATCAGCATCGAGGTGCAGGACCTGGCCAACCAGTGCGCCAGCCTCAACCACCTGGTCAACGTGACGGTGCTCGAGCACCAGGTGGAGGAGGCGGGACTGATGGCGGTGCGCGCGGTCGAGGCCCTGTGGCGCTATCCGGTCCTGGTGCCCTTCCTCCAGATTGGCCTGGTGGGCGCGGCGGAGGGCGCGCTGTTCGCGCTGGAGCAGGGGGCCATGGCGGTGCCGAAGGAGACGCTGTGGCGCATCGTCCAGCGCTGCCTGTTCAAGGCGCGCTTGCTGGCGCGGCGCTATCCGTACCTGAAGGGGCCCGCGCTGCGGGTGACGGCGCGCGCGCTGGCCCTGCGCAAGGGCATGCATGCGGCGGAGCCCTTGTTCCTGCGCGCCATCGCCTGCCTGGAGGACACGCCCAACCGCTGGGAGACGGGGGTCGCGTACCACGATGCCGCGGTGGCGCTGCCGCACCGGCGCGAGGAGTTCCTCGCTCGAGCGCGGGACATCTTCGAGTCCATTGGCGCGCGCGCGGAGCTGCGGCGGCTGGACCGGCTGGCGGCGGAGCAGCGGCTGGTGCCGGCCTCGGCGGACTCGCCGCTCGCGGTGGCGCAGCTTCGCTGA